One genomic region from Ochotona princeps isolate mOchPri1 chromosome 5, mOchPri1.hap1, whole genome shotgun sequence encodes:
- the CCNT2 gene encoding cyclin-T2 isoform X5, translated as MATNSLHLTTFCLQYKPTVIACVCIHLACKWSNWEIPVSTDGKHWWEYVDPTVTLELLDELTHEFLQILEKTPSRLKKIRNWRADQAAKKPKVDGQVSERPLLSSSLVQNSMLVDSVTGVPTNPTFQKPSTSAFPAPVPLNSGNISVQDSHTSDNLSVLATGMPGTSYSLSSHQEWPQHQESTRTEQLYSQKQETSLSGSQYNVNFQQGPTVSLHSGLHHRPDKISDHSSVKQEYSHKAGSSKHHGPISATPGIIPQKMSLDKYREKRKLETLDLDVRDHYIASQVEQQHKHGQSQAASSSSVTSPIKMKIPITNTEKPEKYMADKKEKSGSLKLRIPIPPTDKGTSKEELKMKIKVSSSERHSSSDEGSGKSKHSSPHVSRDHKEKHKEHPSNRHHVSSHKHSHSHSGSSSSGGSKHSADGIAPTVLRSPIGLSSDGYSSSSSSSRKKLHINDASHNHHSKMSKSSKSSGSSSSSSSSVKQYMSSHNSVFNHPLPPPPPVTYQVGYGHLSTLVKLDKKPVETHGPDGNHEYSTNSQHMDYKDTFDMLDSLLSAQGMNM; from the exons ATGGCTACCAACAG TCTGCATCTTACAACCTTCTGTCTTCAGTACAAACCAACAGTGATAGCATGTGTGTGCATTCATTTGGCTTGCAAATGGTCCAATTGGGAGATTCCTGTGTCAACTGATGGAAAGCATTGGTGGGAATATGTGGATCCTACTGTCACTCTGGAATTACTAGATG agCTAACACATGAGTTTCTACAAATATTGGAGAAAACGCCTAGTAGATTGAAGAAGATTCGAAACTGGAGG GCTGATCAGGCGGCCAAGAAACCAAAAGTAGATGGACAAGTATCAGAGAGACCGCTTCTCAGTTCATCTTTGGTCCAGAATTCCATGTTAGTAGATAGTGTCACTGGTGTGCCTACCAACCCAACTTTCCAGAAACCATCTACATCAGCATTCCCTGCTCCAGTACCTCTAAATTCAGGAAATATTTCTGTTCAAGACAGCCATACATCTGATAATTTGTCAGTGCTAGCAACAGGAATGCCAGGTACCTCATACAGTTTGTCATCACACCAAGAATGGCCTCAGCACCAGGAATCCACAAGAACAGAACAACTCTATTCACAAAAACAGGAGACATCTTTGTCTGGTAGCCAGTACAACGTCAACTTCCAGCAGGGACCTACTGTATCACTACATTCAGGATTACATCACAGACCTGACAAAATTTCTGATCATTCTTCCGTTAAGCAAGAATATTCTCATAAAGCAGGGAGTAGTAAACACCATGGGCCAATTTCTGCCACTCCTGGAATAATCCCTCAGAAAATGTCATTagataaatacagagaaaaacGTAAGCTAGAAACTCTTGATCTTGATGTAAGGGATCATTATATAGCTTCCCAGGTAGAACAGCAGCACAAACATGGACAgtcccaggcagccagcagcagtTCTGTAACTTCtcccattaaaatgaaaattcctaTCACAAATACTGAAAAGCCTGAAAAATACATGGCAGATAAAAAGGAGAAGAGTGGCTCGCTGAAATTACGGATTCCAATACCACCCACTGATAAAGGAACAAGTAAAGAAGAACTAAAGATGAAGATAAAAGTCTCATCTTCTGAAAGGCACAGCTCTTCTGATGAAGGCAGTGGGAAGAGCAAGCATTCAAGCCCACATGTTAGCCGAGACCATAAGGAGAAGCACAAGGAGCACCCTTCCAACCGCCACCATGTCAGCAGTCACAAGCATTCCCATTCccacagtggcagcagcagcagtgggggcAGCAAACACAGTGCTGATGGAATTGCACCCACCGTTTTGAGGAGTCCTATTGGCCTGAGCAGTGATGGCTATTCTTCTAGTTCCAGTTCTTCAAGGAAGAAGCTGCATATCAATGATGCATCTCACAACCATCACTCCAAAATGAGCAAAAGTTCCAAAAGTTCAGGTAGTTCATCTAGTTCTTCCTCCTCTGTTAAGCAGTATATGTCCTCTCACAACTCTGTTTTTAACCATCCCTTACCCCCTCCTCCCCCTGTCACATACCAGGTGGGCTACGGACATCTCAGCACGCTCGTGAAACTGGACAAGAAGCCAGTGGAGACCCACGGTCCTGATGGCAATCACGAGTACAGTACAAACAGCCAGCATATGGACTACAAAGATACATTCGACATGCTGGACTCGCTGCTAAGTGCCCAAGGAATGAACATGTAA
- the CCNT2 gene encoding cyclin-T2 isoform X4: MLLKIFSSIENDGALVIFVSTSKDLAQTSYFMATNSLHLTTFCLQYKPTVIACVCIHLACKWSNWEIPVSTDGKHWWEYVDPTVTLELLDELTHEFLQILEKTPSRLKKIRNWRADQAAKKPKVDGQVSERPLLSSSLVQNSMLVDSVTGVPTNPTFQKPSTSAFPAPVPLNSGNISVQDSHTSDNLSVLATGMPGTSYSLSSHQEWPQHQESTRTEQLYSQKQETSLSGSQYNVNFQQGPTVSLHSGLHHRPDKISDHSSVKQEYSHKAGSSKHHGPISATPGIIPQKMSLDKYREKRKLETLDLDVRDHYIASQVEQQHKHGQSQAASSSSVTSPIKMKIPITNTEKPEKYMADKKEKSGSLKLRIPIPPTDKGTSKEELKMKIKVSSSERHSSSDEGSGKSKHSSPHVSRDHKEKHKEHPSNRHHVSSHKHSHSHSGSSSSGGSKHSADGIAPTVLRSPIGLSSDGYSSSSSSSRKKLHINDASHNHHSKMSKSSKSSGSSSSSSSSVKQYMSSHNSVFNHPLPPPPPVTYQVGYGHLSTLVKLDKKPVETHGPDGNHEYSTNSQHMDYKDTFDMLDSLLSAQGMNM; this comes from the exons ATGTTGTTGAAGATTTTCAGTAGTATAGAAAATGATGGCGCTCTTGTGATATTTGTAAGTA cAAGCAAGGATTTGGCACAGACATCCTATTTCATGGCTACCAACAG TCTGCATCTTACAACCTTCTGTCTTCAGTACAAACCAACAGTGATAGCATGTGTGTGCATTCATTTGGCTTGCAAATGGTCCAATTGGGAGATTCCTGTGTCAACTGATGGAAAGCATTGGTGGGAATATGTGGATCCTACTGTCACTCTGGAATTACTAGATG agCTAACACATGAGTTTCTACAAATATTGGAGAAAACGCCTAGTAGATTGAAGAAGATTCGAAACTGGAGG GCTGATCAGGCGGCCAAGAAACCAAAAGTAGATGGACAAGTATCAGAGAGACCGCTTCTCAGTTCATCTTTGGTCCAGAATTCCATGTTAGTAGATAGTGTCACTGGTGTGCCTACCAACCCAACTTTCCAGAAACCATCTACATCAGCATTCCCTGCTCCAGTACCTCTAAATTCAGGAAATATTTCTGTTCAAGACAGCCATACATCTGATAATTTGTCAGTGCTAGCAACAGGAATGCCAGGTACCTCATACAGTTTGTCATCACACCAAGAATGGCCTCAGCACCAGGAATCCACAAGAACAGAACAACTCTATTCACAAAAACAGGAGACATCTTTGTCTGGTAGCCAGTACAACGTCAACTTCCAGCAGGGACCTACTGTATCACTACATTCAGGATTACATCACAGACCTGACAAAATTTCTGATCATTCTTCCGTTAAGCAAGAATATTCTCATAAAGCAGGGAGTAGTAAACACCATGGGCCAATTTCTGCCACTCCTGGAATAATCCCTCAGAAAATGTCATTagataaatacagagaaaaacGTAAGCTAGAAACTCTTGATCTTGATGTAAGGGATCATTATATAGCTTCCCAGGTAGAACAGCAGCACAAACATGGACAgtcccaggcagccagcagcagtTCTGTAACTTCtcccattaaaatgaaaattcctaTCACAAATACTGAAAAGCCTGAAAAATACATGGCAGATAAAAAGGAGAAGAGTGGCTCGCTGAAATTACGGATTCCAATACCACCCACTGATAAAGGAACAAGTAAAGAAGAACTAAAGATGAAGATAAAAGTCTCATCTTCTGAAAGGCACAGCTCTTCTGATGAAGGCAGTGGGAAGAGCAAGCATTCAAGCCCACATGTTAGCCGAGACCATAAGGAGAAGCACAAGGAGCACCCTTCCAACCGCCACCATGTCAGCAGTCACAAGCATTCCCATTCccacagtggcagcagcagcagtgggggcAGCAAACACAGTGCTGATGGAATTGCACCCACCGTTTTGAGGAGTCCTATTGGCCTGAGCAGTGATGGCTATTCTTCTAGTTCCAGTTCTTCAAGGAAGAAGCTGCATATCAATGATGCATCTCACAACCATCACTCCAAAATGAGCAAAAGTTCCAAAAGTTCAGGTAGTTCATCTAGTTCTTCCTCCTCTGTTAAGCAGTATATGTCCTCTCACAACTCTGTTTTTAACCATCCCTTACCCCCTCCTCCCCCTGTCACATACCAGGTGGGCTACGGACATCTCAGCACGCTCGTGAAACTGGACAAGAAGCCAGTGGAGACCCACGGTCCTGATGGCAATCACGAGTACAGTACAAACAGCCAGCATATGGACTACAAAGATACATTCGACATGCTGGACTCGCTGCTAAGTGCCCAAGGAATGAACATGTAA